CTCTGATTCCCAATCAGCCCAATCTATCTCTGGAATCTCAAGGCATTATGTCCAAGGTCATGGAGACACGCCAGCATCTTGGATCCTTTAGGAAGGAGGTGCCTGAGAGGGCAGGACTCACTTACCTATCGATGTCATACCCAGACTCATCCCTGAAAAGAGAGATTATGGTAAGGGAGAGCTCCCTTGTTGTCTCCACCCTGTGCTCAAACCTCAATACTTTCCTCTCCCACACCTAATGAGTGGGTACCTATGACAGGGTCACTTGCCCCTCACCCCTCCCGTGTACTCACGAATGCAAAAGAGCAAAACAGTGAATGTCTTCAGCATGGTGGCCCCCTCCCCTGGTCTGTCCAGGGTCATGGGGCCTCTGGTGCTGGCTGTGTGCTCTGAGTCTTGAAGAATTTTTCTCCTCAGCAGGTGGTGGGATCTAAAAACAGAATTGTTTTTACTCAGAGGACTTGTCCTGCTCCTTAAAGTTTAGTTTAGATGGCTAAATTGCACTTGACAACCCTACACTGTACTTCCTCACAGGCATGCAGGGTACTACAAGGTCACCTGCTGCTTCCTCTCCTTGCTCCTTTCCCTCACTTCCCTATCCTCCTGCTCAAGGTCTTTGTTGGTATCGAAGATGTCAGATTTGTTGAAATATGGATTTGTCTCTGGGATCTCAGAAGCCCAGAATAGCCTGCAGAAGCTCCACAGGATGGGGGAGATGGGAGGTGCAGAGTCACCTTTTCAGagatccatatatatatacatgtatatacatatatatgtgtatatatatgtatatctacatatgtatgtgtgtgtatatatatatatatatatagagagagagagagagagtcctcCAACAACTTAAGAGAGGGGCATTACtaccatccccattttactgatgaacaaactgaggcttagagaggatatataatttgcccaaagtcaaaagatattaaatattaGAGCCCAAATTAGAATCCATATTTAACTCCAAGGCCTATGGatctaaaataatgatttaaactCCCAGAGGTACCCTTCACTCCCTCTTCACCCTCCCTTACCCCTCTCACTTGATCCCTTGGATATCCTTCCCTTCCATAGAATGCTTTAGATCCAATATTACTCTCATTCTTGTCTCCTACCCCTAAAAGCTCAATACCCCAGTGTCAAGCATGTGTTAGAAAATCAAGCTGCTTGAGTTAATTTACATAAGGTCTAAATGATTCTTTCGTTGCCCTTAACTTCTAAACAGTTTTGTTGATTGCCTCTAAGGGAAATGGAATTGTTTGAATCTCAGGAAATACAGCAAAGATATTTGAGTTCAGGGAGGCTTTCCATTCTCCCCGACCAAAGTCATTATTTACCATAGGCCTTGCATATACACAAGGTAGACTCTTGAGCTTTCATGCCTCTCTCCACCTCCCCCCACAGTAACCTTTCACCAAGGGAAGGTATGTCCCAGCCACTCAAACTCAAGCTAATTCTCTTCCACCAACTTTCTACTGGGAGTCTGAAGTCCTGGCTGACTCCAGCTGTTATTAAATCTTAGCTCAGAAGAGTGGGGAAGAGGCAGCTCCCAGAATAGAGAAAGGAACTGATTTTGCTTTTCCAGACTGACCTTGGACCTCAGCCTCTAACTTGCCCCAGTGCTAACACTGGGTAGGATggaggagcaggaagaggaggaTATTTCGTGTTCAAAATATCTGGACTGTAGGGAACAAGTGGACAGTAAGAAATCCAAGGAAGCATAGGTCCGTTGTACATTTTTCACTTTGTATCGAAGGATTTTCAGATTACCCACTCTgaattttccttatctgtaaagtgggggagTAATATCCAGCTAACATTATTGTTGTGTTGGGTTAGAGATAATACATgtacagtgccaggcacatagtgaacattacattttaaaaagatgcttattttttcttattttcaaagggGGCATCAAACTGGTGTAGGACCCTAAAGATGCCCTTTCCATCTCAGTTCCTACAGTCCCTTGCTCCCACTCCTTTCAGGGCCAGGCCAAAGCTTGGATGCTACCCTGTTGCTTTGTTATCCTGGGGCTTTGGGCCAGGAGTTTTTGGGGGAAGCCAGGTTCCACTGCCAAGGGAGAGGTTCAACCTGGGATTACACCCAGGAAATGCCATCTGAGGTTTCAGCCTTGCCACTTGGACCCCTAAACCAGGATCTTTGCCTACTGGGGGATTGAGGGGAGTCAGGGAAGCTGGGCTTTTTGGCATGGCTGACCCCTCCTCAATCGCTAAGGAAATTGTACCATTTATATTCAGCCCAAATGATGAATCTTATACCGGGGGAACATGAGAACAGCCCCAAGCCTCGGGTTAGTTGGCCACGCCCATTTTGGCctttcaccccacccccacccccacccccaactttgGCTGCCTAGCCATTTTACCCTTCCCTCCTACTCCACCCCAAGCACTTTCCCCACCCTTAGGCAGCGCCGCAGTGATTTTGAGGGTGTCATATCTGAAATGTCTAATGGCTCGCCCCCTGCATAGCTTTGAGGGCTCCAGGAATCAAAGGGGTTGGGCTCGGCGGGGTGCCGGGTACATGCTCCGCTGAGGGTTTGGAGGGAAGACTGAGAAGGAAAAGGGGAGATATCTACAGTGCCCAGAGATTCTCACCGAGCAGGTCTGGGATCcggggaggaaaagagaaaggcaggaatgaagggggtggggggacagaCTGGGGAGCAGTTTGATTTACGGCAATTAATTACAGCAAGGAGACTCTTTCGGGGTTTTGTTTAGAATCCGGTAGCCAGTATTTAATCTTCAGCCACTGAACTATGCGCTCATTTGTAGGTACTTACGGTAGTTGAAGGCCCGCTCCGATGTTGGAGATTCTCCAGTGAGCTCCTCCAGATGCAGCAAACTGCCCGGCATGAGAAGAGCTGTCTAAGGACAGCCTCTTCGGCTCTGAGCCCCGCCTTCCTCTCTCCCCCGCCCGCCTGCCGGCCCGCCCcaacctcctcccctccctgcgCCGGGCTCTGGGAGCCCACCTACACCAACTCTGCCTGGCACCTGCAGTCCTCTGACGACGGGGATTTCTACGCCCCTCCCAGCTCCCCGCCTCTCTCCGGACTCCCTGCAGAGGTTGCTGGAGCCAAATTCAGGCCCCTGCCCCCTCGCCTGTCTCTCAGAGTTTCATTGGGTCACTGTATTCTGGGGGGCAGAAGGCCAGCTCTCAAGAAGATTTGTAGATCCTTCTCTCCAGCTCCCCAATACCTTTATCGGGATCTCAGATCTTCCCCTGCCATTTTAACGCCCCATTTATGCATAAACATCACCACAGtttaagtgcctactatgtgccccTGGGCCCTGGGATCCATTATTTCTCATCTTCAGAGCAACTCTGCAAAATAAGTGTTACTCCcctcagttttacagatgaggaaactgaaactcagagagggTTAAGTAACTTGGACAGCCTTCAAAGTCCATCTTGGGGTAAAAGCCCAGGCTTTAGAGacatacaaatgtatattttagtCCACATTTTACATTCAATAGTTGTGTGGCCTCAAGCAAGTTGAGTAAACTCTCTGAGTCCCAGGTTCCCCAATagtaaagtaaaaaacaaacaaacaaacaaataaaaaacagcagAACCTATTTCACAAGGCCTCAATGGGATGATTGTAAGTAAACTCACAGCACAATAGGcctagcatatagtaggtgctcaataaatggtagtggTTGCTGCTGCTaccactactactactactattaatCTGTAAGCCCTTCCCCAAATGTCTTAGAGTAACATGATTTTAATAATACAGAGCAACCTTTCACAAATGTTGATTATGAAAGACTTTTTATAATGATAATGTATGAATAAGACACTAATCAAAGCTCCTGATATATAACATGTGATGAGATTAAAGTATAGCATCCAATGGGCTCACAGACTAATTGATAAGAAATATCAACATGATGGACTAATTGGCTAAAAAATAGCCAAATTTTTCTttatgtacatttctttttttttaagacagagtctcactctgtcgcccaggctggcgtgcagtggcgcgatcttggctcactgcaacctccacctcccagattcaagcaattctcctgcttcagcctcccgagtagctaggattataggcacgcaccaccacacccagctaatttttgtgttttttagtagagacggggtcccaccatgttggccaagctggtctggaggcctcggcctcctaaactgctgggattacaggcgtgagccaccatgcccagccttttatGTACATTTTCTACCTGCATACAAGATTTCAAATTATCTAATGAAAAGCACTTTAATTCAATAACAAACTATGTAAAAATAAAGTAACAGCTCTTTTACTGGCCGAATTGATTATCATATCTTCATGCATCAGGTGATATCAATTGTGGCTTCCATTATAAACTATAGATTATTGCGTAATGAATAGAATAGGCATATGAATAAAAAGATGTGTTtctgggcaagttatttagcctccaagcctcagttttcttatttgtaaaatggagataataattgCACTTACTACAATGAAGGGTTTGGGGTAGGATTGAATGGAAACCTTCCTGTAAGCCACCATATAGCACCTCGGACACAGCAAGCAGCCATTGATTCAACACAAATGTTAAGTACTTTCTTTGTGGCAGGGATTGTTCTGGATGCTGACAATTCAGAAAGGATGACAGTTTCTCTTCTTAAGGAGTTTGTAGTCTAAGGATAAATCATACTAGAGAAGAAGTAGGAGGCAGCCAGAGAAGGAGAAACCTTGAGAATCAAAGAGGATTGCAATAGAAAAGATCATGAAGTAAGTCATGATAGTATGTGTTTGGATAATTGCAAGCACTTTGCTTGTACTGTGTGCCTAAACTAGGGAGCAGTAGCAGAGAAGGAGGGGAGGGTCAGAGTTCCCGA
This genomic stretch from Pongo pygmaeus isolate AG05252 chromosome X, NHGRI_mPonPyg2-v2.0_pri, whole genome shotgun sequence harbors:
- the LOC129025217 gene encoding uncharacterized protein LOC129025217; the encoded protein is MSKVMETRQHLGSFRKEVPERAGLTYLSMSYPDSSLKREIMVLTVVEGPLRCWRFSSELLQMQQTARHEKSCLRTASSALSPAFLSPPPACRPAPTSSPPCAGLWEPTYTNSAWHLQSSDDGDFYAPPSSPPLSGLPAEVAGAKFRPLPPRLSLRVSLGHCILGGRRPALKKICRSFSPAPQYLYRDLRSSPAILTPHLCINITTV